One Pseudomonas ekonensis DNA window includes the following coding sequences:
- a CDS encoding TetR/AcrR family transcriptional regulator produces the protein MAPRIKTSERIVQNSLELFNQQGERSISTNHIAAHMEISPGNLYYHFPNKQAIIAVLFSEYETLVDSFLRPPQGRPATVEDKRYYLKELLSAMWRYRFLHRDLEHLLDSDPDLAARYRRFSQRCVIQGTAIYEGFVAAGILKMDRVQIESLTLNAWIILTSWVRFLCTTRENAKHLSEQAVKRGVYQVLVLEAGFVTEQARDEVNALFDEFYVPLAQALEETP, from the coding sequence ATGGCCCCACGGATCAAAACCAGCGAGCGCATCGTGCAGAACAGCCTCGAGCTGTTCAATCAGCAGGGCGAGCGCAGCATCAGCACCAACCACATCGCCGCCCACATGGAGATCTCTCCGGGCAACCTGTACTACCACTTCCCCAACAAGCAGGCGATCATCGCCGTGCTGTTCAGTGAGTACGAGACCCTGGTGGACAGCTTCCTGCGCCCGCCCCAGGGGCGCCCGGCCACGGTCGAGGACAAGCGCTACTACCTCAAGGAGCTGCTGTCGGCGATGTGGCGCTACCGGTTCCTGCACCGCGACCTGGAGCACCTGCTCGACAGCGACCCGGACCTGGCGGCGCGCTACCGGCGCTTTTCCCAGCGCTGCGTGATCCAGGGCACGGCCATCTACGAGGGGTTCGTCGCCGCCGGGATCCTGAAGATGGACCGGGTGCAGATCGAATCCCTGACCCTCAACGCCTGGATCATCCTCACCTCCTGGGTGCGGTTCCTGTGCACCACCCGCGAGAACGCCAAGCACCTGAGCGAACAGGCCGTCAAACGCGGCGTGTACCAGGTGCTGGTGCTGGAGGCGGGGTTCGTCACCGAGCAGGCGCGCGACGAAGTCAACGCCCTGTTCGACGAGTTCTACGTGCCGCTGGCCCAGGCCCTCGAAGAAACGCCGTAA
- a CDS encoding sulfurtransferase, whose product MPIAQLISPQALDARKDQPGLVILDCRFALEDPDYGQRSYAEGHIAGAHFADLERDLSGPVVKGVTGRHPLPEPAALVERLQAFGIGAGSDVVLYDDGPGAYAARAWWLLAWLGKRDGVFILDGGLKAWHAAGLPLSLDAPSTVRGSFSGQPDLRLLLSAAQLQQRLGQSGLTLLDARALPRFKGEVEPIDPVAGHIPGAQCAAFTDNLGSDGRFLPADRLKQRFAALLGDRSPGELVAYCGSGVTACHNLFALCLAGYPLAELYAGSWSEWINDPARGIATGE is encoded by the coding sequence ATGCCGATTGCGCAACTGATCAGCCCTCAAGCGCTGGATGCCCGCAAGGATCAGCCGGGACTGGTGATCCTCGATTGCCGCTTTGCCCTGGAGGATCCGGATTACGGCCAGCGCAGCTACGCCGAGGGGCACATCGCCGGGGCGCATTTCGCCGACCTTGAGCGCGACCTCAGCGGCCCGGTGGTCAAGGGCGTGACCGGTCGCCACCCGCTGCCGGAGCCGGCGGCGCTGGTGGAGCGCCTGCAAGCGTTCGGCATCGGTGCCGGCAGCGACGTCGTGCTCTACGACGACGGCCCCGGCGCCTACGCGGCGCGGGCCTGGTGGCTGCTGGCGTGGCTGGGCAAGCGCGACGGCGTGTTCATCCTCGACGGTGGGCTCAAGGCCTGGCACGCCGCCGGGTTGCCGCTGAGCCTGGATGCGCCGTCGACGGTCCGCGGCAGCTTCAGCGGTCAGCCGGACCTGCGCTTGCTGCTGAGCGCCGCGCAGCTGCAGCAGCGCCTGGGCCAGAGCGGCCTGACCCTGCTCGACGCGCGGGCCCTGCCGCGCTTCAAGGGCGAGGTGGAGCCGATCGACCCGGTCGCCGGTCACATCCCCGGCGCGCAATGCGCGGCGTTCACCGACAACCTGGGCAGCGACGGCAGGTTCCTGCCGGCCGACCGGCTCAAGCAGCGTTTCGCCGCGCTGCTCGGCGACCGCTCGCCGGGCGAACTGGTGGCCTACTGCGGCTCCGGGGTGACGGCGTGCCACAACCTGTTCGCCCTGTGCCTGGCGGGCTATCCGTTGGCCGAGCTGTATGCCGGTTCCTGGAGCGAATGGATCAACGACCCGGCCCGGGGCATCGCCACCGGCGAGTGA
- a CDS encoding AraC family transcriptional regulator, giving the protein MSGPGESIRFWQTEPLAGIELLSARYIDHRFAPHVHDGYVIGMIMAGAQRYRYRGAEHLAGSGTLVLINPDELHTGHKGTDDGWLYRAFYPDTGKILSLLEELELPTAPLPAFGATLYRDPDLVAGFCQLHRLLESPVTALQQQTAWREMMMQLLQRHAAVPDAGKPGKEHRAVVHAKELLRAQLAAPPSLEELAAAVNLSPFHFARVFRRATGMPPHTWLMQQRIACARGLLQSGCLPVEVAAQLGFADQSHLSRQFKQVYGVGPAAYRSARHSLAR; this is encoded by the coding sequence ATGAGCGGCCCGGGCGAGTCGATCCGTTTCTGGCAGACCGAGCCGCTGGCCGGGATCGAGCTGCTGTCGGCGCGCTACATCGACCACCGCTTCGCGCCCCATGTCCACGACGGCTACGTGATCGGCATGATCATGGCCGGCGCCCAGCGCTACCGCTACCGCGGCGCCGAACACCTGGCGGGCAGCGGCACCCTGGTGCTGATCAACCCGGACGAACTGCACACCGGCCACAAGGGCACCGACGACGGCTGGCTGTACCGGGCGTTCTATCCCGACACCGGCAAGATCCTGTCGCTGCTGGAAGAACTTGAGCTGCCGACCGCGCCGCTGCCGGCGTTCGGGGCGACGCTGTACCGCGACCCGGACCTGGTCGCCGGTTTCTGCCAGTTGCACCGCCTGCTGGAAAGCCCGGTCACCGCGCTGCAACAGCAAACGGCGTGGCGCGAGATGATGATGCAACTGCTGCAGCGGCACGCGGCGGTGCCGGACGCGGGCAAGCCGGGCAAGGAACACCGGGCGGTGGTGCACGCCAAAGAACTGCTGCGCGCGCAACTGGCGGCGCCGCCTTCACTGGAGGAACTGGCGGCAGCGGTGAACCTGTCGCCCTTCCACTTCGCCCGGGTGTTCCGCCGCGCCACCGGCATGCCGCCCCACACCTGGCTGATGCAGCAACGGATCGCCTGCGCCCGGGGCTTGCTGCAGAGCGGCTGCTTGCCGGTGGAGGTCGCCGCGCAACTGGGGTTTGCCGACCAGAGCCACCTCAGCCGGCAGTTCAAGCAGGTCTATGGCGTGGGGCCGGCGGCGTACCGCAGCGCGCGGCATTCGCTGGCGCGCTGA
- a CDS encoding hydrolase: MSASPEPFTPAFGLGNPHLQTLWGPLWRKTVHLDRQRERLWLDDGDFLDLDWHGPHSAEAPLVLVLHGLTGSSNSPYVAGIQAALAAQGWASVALNWRGCSGEPNLLARSYHSGASEDLAEAIRHLKAKRPLAPLYAVGYSLGGNVLLKHLGETGSASGVLGAVAVSVPFRLDQCADRIGQGFSKVYQAHFMREMVAYIKNKQRRFQHDGREDGLATLAALGSLENMRTFWDFDGRVTAPLNGFADAQDYYRRASSRYFLGEIRTPTLIIQAADDPFVFPHSLPQAGELSASTRFELQARGGHVGFVDGTLRQPGYYLERRIPQWLTAAGRG, translated from the coding sequence GTGTCCGCCTCACCTGAACCGTTCACCCCCGCCTTCGGCCTCGGCAATCCGCACCTGCAGACCCTGTGGGGGCCGCTGTGGCGCAAGACCGTGCACCTTGACCGCCAGCGCGAACGGCTGTGGCTCGACGACGGCGACTTCCTCGACCTCGACTGGCACGGCCCCCACAGCGCCGAGGCGCCGTTGGTGCTGGTGCTGCACGGGCTGACCGGATCGTCCAACTCGCCATACGTCGCCGGGATCCAGGCGGCCCTCGCCGCGCAGGGCTGGGCCAGCGTCGCGCTGAACTGGCGCGGCTGCTCGGGCGAACCGAACCTGTTGGCGCGCAGCTACCATTCCGGCGCCAGCGAAGACCTGGCCGAAGCCATCCGCCACCTGAAGGCCAAGCGGCCCTTAGCGCCTTTGTATGCGGTCGGCTACTCCCTGGGCGGCAACGTGCTGCTCAAGCACCTGGGGGAGACCGGCAGCGCCAGCGGCGTGCTCGGCGCCGTGGCGGTGTCGGTGCCGTTTCGCCTCGACCAGTGCGCCGACCGCATCGGCCAAGGCTTCTCCAAGGTCTACCAGGCGCACTTCATGCGCGAGATGGTCGCCTACATCAAGAACAAGCAGCGAAGGTTCCAGCACGACGGCCGCGAAGACGGCCTGGCGACGCTGGCGGCCTTAGGCTCGCTGGAGAACATGCGCACCTTCTGGGACTTCGACGGCCGGGTGACCGCGCCGCTGAACGGCTTCGCCGATGCCCAGGACTACTACCGCCGCGCTTCCAGCCGCTACTTTCTCGGCGAGATCCGCACCCCGACCCTGATCATCCAGGCGGCGGACGACCCGTTCGTGTTCCCCCACAGCCTGCCGCAGGCCGGCGAGCTGTCCGCCTCGACCCGTTTCGAACTGCAGGCCCGGGGCGGCCACGTCGGCTTCGTCGACGGCACGCTGCGCCAGCCCGGCTATTACCTGGAACGGCGCATCCCGCAATGGCTGACCGCGGCCGGGCGCGGTTGA
- the rsmD gene encoding 16S rRNA (guanine(966)-N(2))-methyltransferase RsmD, with protein sequence MAQQKKSPQRQHNGVNQLRIIGGEWRSRKLSFPDVEGLRPTPDRVRETLFNWLMPYVPGAKVLDPFAGSGALFLEALSRGAAMGQALDASHVAVSSLKEHLGTLRCTTGQVQTADALRYLETQPARAFDLVFLDPPFNQNLLPAVCVLLEERQWLAADAWIYTESESAPSTLGLPGNWRLHREQKSGQVHYALWQRMAATAG encoded by the coding sequence ATGGCCCAGCAGAAGAAATCCCCCCAGCGCCAACACAACGGCGTGAACCAGCTGCGCATCATCGGCGGCGAATGGCGCAGCCGCAAACTGAGCTTCCCCGACGTCGAGGGCCTGCGCCCGACGCCGGACCGGGTGCGCGAGACCCTGTTCAACTGGCTCATGCCGTACGTGCCGGGGGCCAAGGTGCTCGACCCGTTCGCCGGCAGCGGCGCGCTGTTCCTTGAGGCCCTGTCCCGTGGCGCGGCCATGGGCCAGGCGCTGGACGCCAGCCATGTGGCCGTGTCCAGCCTCAAGGAGCACCTGGGCACCCTGCGCTGCACCACCGGCCAGGTGCAGACCGCCGACGCCCTGCGCTACCTGGAGACCCAGCCGGCCCGCGCGTTCGACCTGGTGTTCCTCGACCCGCCGTTCAACCAGAACCTGCTGCCGGCGGTGTGCGTCCTGCTGGAGGAACGGCAGTGGCTGGCCGCCGATGCGTGGATCTACACTGAAAGCGAAAGCGCACCGTCGACCCTCGGCCTGCCGGGCAACTGGCGCCTGCACCGCGAACAGAAATCCGGGCAGGTGCATTACGCGCTGTGGCAACGCATGGCCGCGACCGCCGGCTGA
- a CDS encoding M16 family metallopeptidase, which translates to MSERKTPRLMLGLLAVALIGASALYFAPGDKTGASEALDNAKSSQKLQSLAELDGKAPASRKLDVQTWHTAEGARVLFVEARELPMFDMRLIFSAGSSQDGNAPGLAVLTNAMLNEGVAGKDVSAIAQGFEGLGADFGNGAYKDMAIASLRSLSAADKREPALKLFCEVVGKPTFPADSFARIKNQMLAGFEYQKQSPGKLASLELMKRLYGDHPYAHASDGDARSVPKVTLAQLREFHAKAYAAGNAVIALVGDLSRSEAEAIANQVSAALPKGPALAKIAPPQEPKASVGHIEFPSKQTNLMLAQLGIDRDDPDYAALSMGNQILGGGGFGTRLMSEVREKRGLTYGVYSAFSPMQARGPFMINLQTRAEMSEGTLKLVQDVLADYLKSGPTRKELDDAKRELAGSFPLSTASNADIVGQLGAMGFYNLPLSYLDDFMRQSQSLTVEQVRDAMNRHLSTDKLVIVSAGPTVPQKPLPAPSDKPAEQPLGVPEH; encoded by the coding sequence ATGAGTGAGCGCAAAACCCCACGCCTGATGCTCGGCCTGCTCGCCGTGGCGCTGATCGGCGCCAGCGCGCTGTACTTCGCCCCCGGCGACAAGACCGGCGCCAGCGAAGCGCTGGACAACGCCAAGTCCAGCCAGAAACTCCAGTCGCTGGCCGAACTGGACGGCAAGGCCCCGGCCAGCCGCAAGCTCGACGTGCAGACCTGGCACACCGCCGAAGGCGCCCGGGTGCTGTTCGTCGAGGCCCGCGAGCTGCCGATGTTCGACATGCGCCTGATCTTTTCCGCCGGCAGCAGCCAGGACGGCAACGCGCCGGGCCTGGCCGTGCTGACCAACGCCATGCTCAACGAAGGCGTGGCCGGCAAGGACGTCAGCGCCATCGCCCAGGGCTTTGAGGGCCTGGGCGCGGACTTCGGCAACGGCGCCTACAAGGACATGGCCATCGCCTCGCTGCGCAGCCTGAGCGCGGCGGACAAGCGCGAGCCGGCGCTCAAGCTGTTCTGCGAGGTGGTGGGCAAGCCGACCTTCCCCGCCGACTCCTTCGCCCGCATCAAGAACCAGATGCTCGCCGGTTTCGAATACCAGAAGCAGAGCCCCGGCAAGCTCGCCAGCCTGGAGCTGATGAAGCGCCTCTACGGCGACCATCCGTATGCCCACGCCAGCGACGGCGATGCCCGGAGCGTGCCGAAGGTCACCCTGGCGCAGCTGCGCGAGTTCCACGCCAAGGCCTACGCCGCCGGCAACGCGGTGATCGCCCTGGTGGGCGACCTGTCGCGCAGCGAGGCCGAGGCCATCGCCAACCAGGTGTCCGCCGCCCTGCCCAAGGGCCCGGCGCTGGCGAAGATCGCCCCGCCGCAGGAGCCCAAGGCCAGCGTCGGCCACATCGAGTTCCCGTCCAAGCAGACCAACCTGATGCTCGCGCAGCTGGGCATCGACCGTGACGACCCGGACTACGCGGCACTGTCGATGGGCAACCAGATCCTGGGCGGCGGCGGTTTCGGCACCCGGCTGATGAGTGAAGTGCGCGAAAAGCGCGGCCTGACCTACGGCGTGTACTCGGCGTTCAGCCCGATGCAGGCCCGGGGCCCGTTCATGATTAACCTGCAGACCCGCGCGGAAATGAGCGAGGGCACCCTGAAACTGGTGCAGGATGTGCTGGCCGACTACCTCAAGAGCGGCCCGACCCGGAAAGAACTCGACGACGCCAAGCGCGAACTGGCCGGCAGCTTCCCGCTGTCCACCGCCAGCAACGCCGACATCGTCGGCCAGCTCGGCGCCATGGGCTTCTACAACTTGCCCCTGAGCTACCTGGACGACTTCATGCGCCAGTCCCAGAGCCTGACCGTCGAGCAGGTCCGGGACGCCATGAACAGACACCTGAGCACGGACAAGCTGGTCATCGTCAGCGCTGGCCCGACCGTGCCGCAAAAGCCGTTACCGGCCCCATCTGACAAACCCGCCGAGCAGCCGCTCGGGGTTCCGGAGCATTAA
- a CDS encoding M16 family metallopeptidase, whose translation MNALARRAAGLLLGTLCLPLSALAADPQPTHEFTLDNGLKVVVREDHRAPVVVSQVWYKVGSSYETPGQTGLSHALEHMMFKGSEKIGPGEASLILRDLGAEENAFTSDDFTAYYQVLARDRLGVAFELEADRMASLRLPPAEFAKEIEVIKEERRLRTDDKPMSKAFERFKAMAYPASGYHTPTIGWMADLDRMTVQELRHWYESWYVPNNATLVVVGDVTPDEVKALAQRYFGPIPKRDVPPAKKPLELAEPGERQITLHVQTQLPSLMLAFNVPSLSTADDKRSVNALRLISALLDGGYSGRIPTQLERGEELVSGGASGYDAYTRGDSLFTLSATPNTQKKKTMAQAEAGLWKLLEQLKTTAPSTEELERVRAQVIAGLVFERDSITSQASAIGQLETVGLSWKLMDTELADLESVTPQDIQNAAKLYFTRERLSVAHVLPLETTHE comes from the coding sequence ATGAACGCTCTCGCCCGCCGCGCCGCCGGCCTGCTGCTCGGCACCCTCTGCCTGCCCTTGTCGGCCCTGGCGGCCGACCCGCAACCGACCCATGAATTCACCCTCGACAACGGCCTGAAGGTCGTCGTGCGCGAAGACCACCGCGCGCCCGTGGTGGTGTCGCAGGTCTGGTACAAGGTCGGCTCCAGCTACGAGACCCCGGGCCAGACCGGCCTGTCCCACGCCCTCGAACACATGATGTTCAAGGGCAGCGAGAAAATCGGCCCCGGCGAAGCCTCGCTGATCCTGCGCGACCTGGGCGCCGAGGAGAACGCCTTCACCAGCGACGACTTCACCGCGTACTACCAGGTGCTGGCCCGCGACCGCCTGGGCGTGGCCTTCGAACTGGAAGCCGACCGCATGGCCAGCCTGCGCCTGCCGCCTGCGGAGTTCGCCAAGGAGATCGAGGTCATCAAGGAGGAGCGCCGCCTGCGCACCGACGACAAGCCGATGTCCAAGGCCTTCGAACGCTTCAAGGCCATGGCCTACCCGGCCAGCGGCTACCACACGCCGACCATCGGCTGGATGGCCGACCTCGACCGGATGACGGTCCAGGAGCTGCGCCACTGGTACGAGTCCTGGTACGTGCCGAACAACGCCACCCTGGTGGTGGTCGGCGACGTCACCCCAGACGAGGTGAAGGCTCTCGCCCAGCGCTACTTCGGGCCGATCCCCAAGCGTGATGTGCCGCCGGCGAAGAAGCCGCTGGAGCTGGCCGAGCCCGGCGAGCGCCAGATCACCCTGCATGTGCAGACGCAACTGCCCAGCCTGATGCTCGCCTTCAACGTGCCGAGCCTGTCCACCGCCGACGACAAGCGCTCGGTCAATGCCCTGCGCCTGATCTCGGCGTTGCTCGACGGCGGCTACAGCGGGCGCATCCCGACCCAGCTGGAGCGCGGCGAAGAGCTGGTGTCCGGCGGCGCGTCGGGCTACGACGCCTACACCCGCGGCGACAGCCTGTTCACCCTGTCCGCCACGCCCAACACCCAGAAGAAAAAGACCATGGCCCAGGCCGAGGCCGGCCTGTGGAAACTGCTGGAGCAGTTGAAGACCACCGCACCGTCCACCGAAGAGCTGGAGCGGGTGCGCGCCCAAGTGATCGCCGGCCTGGTGTTCGAACGCGACTCGATCACCAGCCAGGCCAGCGCCATCGGCCAGCTGGAGACCGTCGGCCTGTCGTGGAAACTGATGGACACCGAACTCGCCGACCTGGAAAGCGTCACCCCGCAAGACATCCAGAACGCCGCCAAACTGTATTTCACCCGCGAACGTCTCAGCGTCGCCCATGTCCTGCCCCTGGAGACGACTCATGAGTGA
- the ftsY gene encoding signal recognition particle-docking protein FtsY translates to MFGSNDDKKNPAAAGEKKSLFGWLRKKPAAEQPAAAPEPAPTPAPVAQETPVVPPVAEPLSQPAAHAAPEPAVAPELPLTPAKEPWLTLPVAEEPVALVEEAVAHVTPPIPAAPVAFAPEPAAAPVVPEVAVVAEPTARVVPPAAPHVASHVAAPVAPVVETPEPAPAPAPAPAPAPAPAPAPAPAPAPAPAPAPAPAPAPAPAPAPAAVVAAPAAAVEVPAEPPRTEEAKAGFFARLKQGLSKTSASIGEGMASLFLGKKAIDDDLLDEIETRLLTADVGVEATSVIIQRLTQKVARKELADADALYKSLQAELAAMLKPVEQPLKIASQARPYVILVVGVNGAGKTTTIGKLAKKLQLEGKKVMLAAGDTFRAAAVEQLQVWGERNRIPVIAQHTGADSASVIFDAVQAAKARGIDVLIADTAGRLHTKDNLMEELKKVRRVIGKLDADAPHEVLLVLDAGTGQNAINQAKQFNQTVALTGLALTKLDGTAKGGVIFALAKQFGLPIRYIGVGEGIDDLRTFEAEPFVQALFAERERS, encoded by the coding sequence ATGTTTGGTTCCAACGACGACAAGAAGAACCCAGCTGCCGCTGGCGAGAAGAAAAGCCTGTTCGGATGGCTGCGCAAGAAGCCGGCCGCCGAACAGCCGGCGGCCGCGCCTGAGCCGGCCCCGACGCCTGCACCCGTTGCGCAAGAGACGCCGGTTGTTCCGCCGGTCGCCGAGCCCCTGTCGCAGCCGGCTGCCCACGCTGCGCCTGAGCCTGCGGTTGCCCCTGAGCTGCCGTTGACCCCGGCCAAAGAACCCTGGTTGACCCTGCCCGTGGCGGAAGAACCGGTGGCGCTGGTCGAGGAAGCGGTGGCCCATGTGACGCCGCCGATCCCGGCGGCGCCTGTTGCCTTCGCCCCGGAGCCGGCAGCGGCGCCGGTCGTTCCTGAGGTTGCGGTCGTTGCCGAGCCGACCGCTCGTGTCGTTCCTCCCGCAGCCCCTCACGTAGCCTCTCACGTAGCCGCGCCGGTTGCGCCGGTCGTCGAAACGCCCGAGCCTGCACCTGCACCTGCACCTGCACCTGCACCTGCACCTGCACCTGCACCTGCACCTGCACCTGCACCTGCACCTGCACCTGCACCTGCACCTGCACCTGCACCTGCACCTGCACCTGCACCTGCACCTGCAGCGGTTGTCGCTGCGCCGGCCGCCGCCGTCGAGGTTCCGGCCGAACCGCCGCGCACCGAAGAGGCCAAGGCCGGTTTCTTCGCCCGCCTCAAGCAAGGCCTGTCCAAGACCAGCGCCAGCATCGGCGAGGGCATGGCCAGCCTGTTCCTCGGCAAGAAAGCCATCGATGACGACCTGCTCGACGAGATCGAGACCCGCCTGCTGACCGCCGACGTCGGCGTCGAGGCCACCTCGGTGATCATCCAGCGCCTGACCCAGAAGGTCGCCCGCAAGGAGCTGGCCGACGCCGATGCGCTGTACAAGTCCCTGCAGGCCGAACTGGCCGCGATGCTCAAACCGGTCGAGCAGCCGCTGAAGATCGCCTCGCAGGCCAGGCCGTACGTGATCCTCGTGGTCGGCGTCAACGGCGCCGGCAAGACCACCACCATCGGCAAGCTGGCCAAGAAGCTGCAGCTCGAAGGCAAGAAAGTCATGCTGGCCGCCGGCGACACCTTCCGCGCCGCGGCGGTGGAGCAGTTGCAGGTCTGGGGTGAGCGCAACCGGATCCCGGTGATCGCCCAGCACACCGGCGCCGATTCGGCCTCGGTGATCTTCGACGCCGTGCAGGCCGCCAAGGCCCGGGGCATCGACGTGCTGATCGCCGACACGGCCGGTCGCCTGCACACCAAAGACAATCTGATGGAAGAGCTGAAGAAGGTTCGCCGGGTGATCGGCAAGCTCGACGCCGACGCGCCGCACGAAGTGCTGCTGGTGCTCGACGCCGGCACCGGCCAGAACGCCATCAACCAGGCCAAGCAGTTCAACCAGACCGTCGCGTTGACCGGCCTGGCCCTGACCAAGCTCGACGGCACCGCCAAGGGCGGGGTGATCTTCGCCCTGGCCAAGCAGTTCGGCCTGCCGATCCGCTACATCGGCGTCGGTGAGGGCATCGACGACCTGCGCACCTTTGAAGCCGAACCCTTTGTCCAGGCCTTGTTTGCCGAGCGGGAGCGTTCATGA
- the ftsE gene encoding cell division ATP-binding protein FtsE: protein MIRFEQVGKRYPNGHVGLHELSFRVRRGEFLFVTGHSGAGKSTLLRLLLAMERPTSGKLLLAGQDLSTISNAQIPFLRRQIGVVFQNHQLLFDRTVFNNVALPLQILGLSKAETAKRVDSALERVALSDKADLYPGDLSTGQQQRVGIARAIVHRPALLLADEPTGNLDPRLAAEIMGVFEDINRLGTSVLIASHDLALIARMRHRMLTLQRGRLIGDGEAGV, encoded by the coding sequence ATGATTCGATTCGAACAGGTCGGCAAGCGCTACCCGAACGGTCACGTCGGCCTGCATGAGCTGAGCTTCCGTGTCCGCCGTGGCGAATTCCTGTTTGTCACCGGCCACTCCGGTGCCGGCAAGTCCACTTTGCTGCGCCTGCTGCTGGCGATGGAGCGTCCGACCAGCGGCAAGCTGCTGCTGGCCGGGCAAGACCTGAGCACCATCAGCAACGCGCAGATCCCGTTCCTGCGCCGGCAGATCGGCGTGGTGTTCCAGAACCACCAGTTGCTGTTCGACCGCACGGTGTTCAACAACGTCGCGCTGCCGCTGCAGATCCTCGGGCTGTCCAAGGCCGAGACCGCCAAGCGCGTCGACTCGGCGCTGGAGCGCGTGGCGCTGTCGGACAAGGCCGACCTGTACCCGGGCGACCTCTCCACCGGTCAGCAGCAGCGCGTGGGCATCGCCCGCGCCATCGTCCACCGGCCGGCCCTGCTGCTGGCGGACGAACCCACCGGTAACCTCGACCCGCGTCTGGCGGCCGAGATCATGGGCGTGTTCGAGGACATCAACCGCTTGGGCACCAGTGTGCTGATCGCCAGCCACGACCTGGCCCTGATCGCCCGCATGCGCCACCGCATGCTCACCTTGCAGCGCGGCCGATTGATCGGCGACGGGGAGGCCGGCGTATGA
- the ftsX gene encoding permease-like cell division protein FtsX, with the protein MSATRSPKVSERVAPKAADPQPPKKKASHDDDGPDFATLFRAWLESHRASWVDSLRRLGKQPIGSFFTCMVMAVALSLPMGLSLLLNNIERLGGSWQRAAQISLYLQLDASPEQGESLRDRIKRMPGVAEAEYVGRDQALEEFQQQSGLGEALRELPENPLPGVVLVTPKEVDKANLEALRQTLSELPKVQQAQLDLVWVERLAAILKLGDRFVFGLTVLLVSALLLVIGNTIRLHIENRRTEIEVIKLVGGTDSYVRRPFLYMGALYGFGAGILSWGVLAFGLDWLNDAVVGLAGLYGSDFALAGVPVADGLSLLLGAVLLGYIGAWIAVARHLRELAPK; encoded by the coding sequence ATGAGCGCGACTCGCAGTCCGAAGGTTTCCGAACGTGTGGCCCCCAAGGCCGCCGATCCGCAACCGCCGAAGAAAAAGGCCAGCCACGACGATGACGGCCCGGACTTCGCCACGCTGTTCCGCGCCTGGCTCGAAAGCCACCGGGCCAGCTGGGTCGACAGCCTGCGCCGCCTGGGCAAGCAGCCGATCGGCAGCTTCTTCACCTGCATGGTGATGGCGGTGGCGCTGAGCCTGCCGATGGGCCTGTCACTTCTGCTGAACAACATCGAACGCCTGGGCGGCTCGTGGCAACGGGCGGCGCAGATCTCGCTGTACCTGCAGCTCGACGCCAGCCCGGAGCAGGGCGAGTCGCTGCGTGACCGGATCAAGCGCATGCCGGGCGTTGCCGAGGCCGAGTACGTCGGCCGCGACCAGGCGCTGGAAGAGTTCCAGCAGCAGTCCGGCCTGGGCGAAGCCCTGCGCGAGCTGCCGGAAAACCCGCTGCCTGGCGTGGTGCTGGTGACGCCGAAGGAAGTCGACAAGGCGAACCTGGAAGCATTGAGACAAACACTTTCCGAGCTGCCCAAGGTACAGCAGGCGCAACTTGATCTAGTCTGGGTCGAGCGTCTGGCCGCCATCCTCAAGCTGGGCGACCGTTTCGTGTTCGGGCTGACGGTGCTGCTGGTTTCCGCATTACTTTTGGTGATAGGCAATACCATTCGTCTTCATATTGAAAACCGCCGCACAGAGATAGAAGTGATTAAACTCGTCGGCGGCACCGACAGCTATGTGCGGCGTCCCTTCCTTTATATGGGGGCGTTGTACGGCTTCGGTGCGGGGATTCTGTCCTGGGGTGTCCTGGCGTTCGGCCTGGACTGGCTGAACGACGCGGTGGTCGGGCTGGCCGGCCTGTACGGCAGCGATTTCGCGCTGGCCGGCGTGCCGGTGGCCGACGGTCTGTCGCTCTTGCTTGGCGCGGTGCTGTTGGGTTATATCGGTGCATGGATTGCAGTCGCACGTCATCTCAGGGAGCTGGCGCCGAAGTAG